A region from the Campylobacter blaseri genome encodes:
- a CDS encoding lipopolysaccharide biosynthesis protein, protein MLNKLKPKSEFTKNVLTLMTGTTIAQAIPVAISPILTRIYTPEDFGVFAIFVAITSILGSIANGRYELAIMLPKKDEDAINLVALGILITLSISLVFLIIIIVLHGYIVEKLNNQAIGFWLYFVPLSILLIGLWNVLNYFNNRKKYYKDLTKATIIKSIVMAIAQLIIGFLKQGPSGLIGGNIISQFFANTKLFLNITKEKKLLNSVKKPKIIALAKKYRKFVVYGIPSTLSDTGALQLPYLMLPKIFDLSIAGHFAIAKRVISIPAGIISKSISQVFFQTLSSREKNKEDGFALLIQTIKKLTIISFFASLILFISSPYLFTFIFGSNWAVSGKIAQYLALIFFITFIVSPLSISFSVTMELHKIAIWQISYLISTFLFFLFFIFNKIDLELFLLLFTIHEYIFYSAYLYIIINTVKKMDKINKDKNKTCVE, encoded by the coding sequence TTGTTAAATAAATTAAAACCAAAATCGGAATTTACTAAAAATGTTTTAACCCTAATGACAGGAACTACGATAGCTCAAGCTATACCCGTCGCTATAAGCCCTATACTTACTAGGATATATACTCCTGAAGATTTTGGGGTTTTTGCTATATTTGTAGCTATAACATCAATCTTAGGGAGCATTGCAAATGGTCGCTATGAGTTAGCTATAATGCTTCCAAAAAAAGATGAAGATGCTATAAATTTAGTTGCTTTAGGTATTTTGATAACCCTTTCTATATCTTTAGTTTTTTTAATTATAATTATTGTGTTACATGGATATATCGTAGAAAAGTTAAATAATCAAGCCATAGGTTTTTGGCTATATTTTGTACCATTATCTATACTTTTAATAGGATTATGGAACGTTTTAAATTATTTTAATAATAGAAAAAAATACTATAAAGATTTAACTAAGGCGACGATAATAAAGTCAATAGTTATGGCTATAGCTCAACTTATTATAGGTTTTTTAAAACAAGGGCCATCTGGTTTAATAGGGGGAAACATCATCTCTCAATTCTTTGCGAATACTAAGCTATTTTTAAATATTACAAAAGAGAAAAAATTACTTAATAGTGTAAAAAAACCAAAAATAATAGCTCTGGCAAAAAAGTATAGAAAATTTGTTGTCTATGGAATACCATCAACATTATCAGATACTGGTGCTTTACAATTACCGTATTTAATGTTGCCAAAAATATTTGACTTATCCATAGCAGGTCATTTTGCTATAGCCAAAAGGGTTATATCTATTCCAGCTGGAATTATATCAAAATCTATTTCCCAGGTTTTTTTTCAAACATTATCATCGAGGGAAAAAAATAAAGAAGATGGTTTTGCATTGCTTATTCAAACTATAAAAAAATTAACGATAATATCTTTTTTTGCAAGTTTAATTTTGTTCATTTCTAGTCCATATTTATTTACATTTATTTTTGGTAGCAATTGGGCAGTCTCTGGCAAAATTGCTCAATATTTAGCACTTATATTTTTTATAACCTTTATCGTCTCTCCTTTGAGTATTTCTTTTTCTGTTACAATGGAGCTTCACAAGATAGCTATATGGCAAATTTCCTATTTAATCTCTACATTTTTGTTTTTTTTGTTTTTCATATTTAATAAAATTGATCTTGAATTATTTTTGTTATTATTTACTATACATGAATATATTTTCTATTCAGCATATTTATATATAATAATAAATACAGTTAAAAAAATGGATAAAATAAATAAGGATAAAAATAAAACATGTGTGGAATAA
- a CDS encoding acyltransferase, producing MAKFFSHESSYVDENVKIGDNTKIWHFSHVLNGTTIGDNCSFGQNCVVGPNVKIGNGVKVQNNISIYEGVEVEDDVFLGPSMVFTNVINPRSFIVRKEEFRKTLLKKGSSVGANATIVCGVTIGQYALIGSGAVVNKDVKPYALMVGVPARQIGWVSKAGNTLKFDENNEAVDSFDGSKYKIENENLILIKE from the coding sequence ATGGCAAAGTTTTTTTCTCATGAATCTTCATATGTAGATGAAAATGTAAAAATTGGTGACAATACTAAAATTTGGCATTTTTCACATGTTCTTAACGGAACAACTATAGGAGATAACTGCTCATTTGGTCAAAATTGCGTAGTTGGCCCAAATGTAAAAATTGGCAATGGTGTAAAAGTTCAAAATAACATAAGTATTTATGAGGGTGTAGAGGTCGAAGATGATGTCTTTTTAGGACCTTCTATGGTTTTTACAAATGTTATAAATCCAAGATCTTTTATAGTAAGAAAAGAGGAATTTAGAAAAACACTTCTAAAAAAAGGCTCTTCAGTTGGTGCAAATGCAACTATAGTTTGTGGTGTTACAATAGGACAATATGCACTTATTGGAAGTGGTGCTGTAGTAAATAAAGATGTAAAACCGTATGCTTTGATGGTTGGAGTTCCAGCCCGTCAAATTGGCTGGGTAAGCAAGGCAGGAAATACACTTAAATTTGATGAAAACAATGAAGCGGTTGATAGCTTTGACGGTAGTAAATATAAAATAGAAAATGAAAATTTAATTTTGATAAAAGAGTAG
- a CDS encoding DegT/DnrJ/EryC1/StrS family aminotransferase, translating into MKIDFANLQKQHELYKDEIEAALLKVARKCNFIMGEEVGLLEDELCKFSGAKHAITCSNGTDALLLALMALDIKDKDEVITSPFTFISTAEVVAMVGAKPVFVDVDEKSYNIDANLIEEKITSKTKAIISVSLYGQPSDIEKIEQICKKYKIKHIIDGAQSFGSTYNEKCDSALADISCTSFFPAKPLGCYGDGGAVFTKDEEIASKLRMLRIHGQDRRYHHKYIGIGGRLDTIQAAVLRVKLSHYEKDLSLRREVAKKYDKFLQDKDVILPFTAKNVNSAWAQYSIRVKNRDVVQDRLKQAGVPTAVHYPMPLHLQECFGYLGYKKGDFPIAELVSSEVMSLPMNPYLSDEEIKYIVEKI; encoded by the coding sequence ATGAAAATAGATTTTGCAAATTTACAAAAACAACATGAACTTTATAAAGATGAGATTGAGGCAGCTTTGTTAAAAGTTGCTAGAAAATGTAACTTTATAATGGGAGAAGAGGTGGGTCTTTTAGAAGATGAACTTTGCAAATTTAGTGGTGCAAAGCATGCTATAACTTGCTCAAATGGAACTGATGCACTTTTGCTAGCTTTAATGGCACTTGATATCAAAGATAAAGATGAGGTTATAACTTCTCCTTTTACATTTATATCAACAGCTGAGGTTGTGGCTATGGTTGGTGCAAAGCCTGTTTTTGTGGATGTTGATGAGAAGAGCTATAATATAGATGCAAATTTAATTGAGGAAAAAATAACATCAAAAACAAAAGCAATCATCTCAGTTTCACTATATGGACAGCCAAGCGATATAGAAAAGATAGAGCAAATTTGCAAAAAATACAAAATAAAACATATAATTGATGGTGCTCAAAGTTTTGGCTCAACCTATAATGAAAAATGTGATAGTGCATTAGCAGATATCTCTTGCACATCTTTTTTTCCAGCTAAGCCACTTGGATGTTATGGCGATGGTGGTGCTGTTTTTACAAAAGATGAAGAGATTGCAAGTAAACTTAGAATGCTTAGAATTCATGGTCAAGACAGAAGGTATCATCACAAATATATTGGAATTGGTGGAAGACTTGATACAATTCAAGCAGCAGTTTTAAGGGTAAAACTCTCTCATTATGAAAAAGATTTAAGTTTAAGAAGAGAAGTGGCTAAAAAATATGATAAATTTTTACAAGATAAAGATGTAATTTTGCCTTTTACTGCTAAAAATGTAAATTCAGCTTGGGCACAATACTCAATCAGGGTTAAAAATAGAGATGTTGTTCAAGACAGGTTAAAACAGGCTGGAGTGCCTACGGCGGTTCACTATCCTATGCCACTTCACTTGCAAGAGTGTTTTGGGTATTTAGGCTATAAAAAAGGCGATTTTCCTATAGCTGAACTAGTTTCTAGCGAAGTTATGAGCTTACCTATGAATCCATACTTAAGCGATGAAGAGATAAAATATATAGTAGAAAAGATATAG
- a CDS encoding polysaccharide deacetylase family protein, producing MIKIVTPDNNKQERKYILDIIFNEFLGLEYILEYKKDFEFWQIELENGKKIKFKDSFFNKFPNELEYLKLENIPDKVEFVTNKFLAEEDIPMIYGSSDIKVFNDEIVCGIDIFASGFFMLTRWEEYVNKNRDSHDRFPAYESLAYKQGFLDRPVVNEYLEMLKNMMIGLDEELEFKKRKFEFILTHDVDHIYKWDTPKKFIRHLCGDIILRKSFKEFFKSILYYIKVRIKIVNDPYDTFDYLMNVSEKIGTKSYFFFMAEGLTNFDNRYKTDDKIVVELFNKIKSRGHYIGIHPTYNAYNDKSQFKNEKKELEENFGVKISFGREHYLRFELPNTWQIWEDNEMQWDSTLGYADKEGFRCGVCYPYSVFNVLTQKKLNLKEKPLIVMDGSLKEQKNMNSTLMTEKILKLIKKTKKYNGEFVFLWHNSSFNVCEWREYNVSYESAIIEIA from the coding sequence ATGATAAAAATTGTAACACCAGATAATAATAAACAAGAAAGAAAATATATCCTTGATATAATATTCAATGAATTTTTAGGGTTAGAGTATATCTTAGAGTATAAAAAAGATTTTGAGTTTTGGCAAATAGAGCTTGAAAATGGTAAAAAAATAAAATTTAAAGATAGTTTTTTTAATAAATTCCCAAATGAGTTAGAATATTTAAAGCTCGAAAACATACCAGATAAAGTTGAATTCGTGACAAATAAATTTTTAGCTGAAGAAGATATTCCTATGATTTATGGAAGTTCTGATATAAAAGTTTTTAATGATGAGATAGTTTGTGGTATAGATATCTTTGCATCTGGTTTTTTTATGCTTACTCGCTGGGAGGAGTATGTAAATAAAAATAGAGACTCTCATGATAGATTTCCAGCATATGAAAGTTTGGCTTACAAGCAAGGATTTTTAGATAGACCTGTAGTGAATGAATACTTAGAAATGTTAAAAAATATGATGATAGGTTTAGATGAAGAATTGGAATTTAAAAAAAGAAAATTTGAATTTATATTAACTCATGATGTAGACCATATTTATAAATGGGATACACCTAAAAAATTTATTAGGCATTTATGTGGGGATATTATTTTAAGAAAATCATTTAAAGAATTTTTTAAAAGTATTTTGTACTACATTAAAGTTAGAATAAAAATAGTCAATGATCCATATGATACATTTGATTATTTAATGAATGTAAGTGAAAAAATAGGAACAAAGTCTTATTTTTTCTTTATGGCTGAAGGTTTAACTAATTTTGATAATAGATATAAAACAGATGATAAAATAGTTGTTGAACTATTTAATAAAATTAAATCAAGAGGACACTATATAGGAATACATCCAACATATAATGCATATAATGATAAATCACAATTCAAAAATGAAAAAAAAGAATTAGAAGAAAATTTTGGAGTTAAAATTAGTTTTGGCAGAGAACACTATTTAAGATTTGAACTTCCTAATACTTGGCAGATTTGGGAGGATAATGAGATGCAGTGGGATAGTACGCTTGGTTATGCCGACAAAGAAGGTTTTAGATGTGGTGTTTGCTATCCATATAGTGTTTTTAATGTATTAACACAAAAAAAACTTAATCTAAAAGAAAAGCCGTTAATTGTAATGGATGGAAGTTTAAAAGAACAAAAAAATATGAATAGTACACTAATGACTGAAAAAATTTTAAAATTAATAAAAAAAA
- the asnB gene encoding asparagine synthase (glutamine-hydrolyzing), giving the protein MCGITGIISKNKLNKKVIEAMTKTLIHRGPDGFGYYYGKNFIFGHRRLSIIDISEAGHQPMEYIDRYVITYNGEIYNYIEIKNELEANGYEFKSHTDTEVIMASYDAWGVKCLDKFNGMWAFVIYDKQEDKYFMSRDRFGKKPFYYYKNEDTFIFSSEIKAILTHPEVKTSPNITFLEDYVKYGCKEYTKETAFENIYRFDFSSYFEGKFEDIINSFVQIKFWRLKPNLSNENFDEEKLKEYAKKYYELLEDAVRIRLRADVKVGSALSGGLDSSSIVYLVNKLLKEQGKEDLQETFSSVYKSAETKYCDESEFIDKVANYLNVHSNQIEPKEKDVPREHSKMIWYVENPPEGTCMSGWYTFKLVSQTDVKVTLDGQGADEQLGGYLSYLINYMVSLDIFNMIKETKYWFKIPNASKYVNIGIIIGLFRKIFGDIFTKKIIKFFFKRDFEFNLNQKLANDINTKLITLIHYSDHISMAHSIESRMPFMDYRLVEFLASVPACYKMRNGWTKYIARVAFDGKLPDEITWRRDKMGWPIPENYWFKGNLKEWFIQKVESSSLVKELALNLNIKQELDKNTNIVKLIRYLNIVEFENLFLEK; this is encoded by the coding sequence ATGTGTGGAATAACTGGAATAATAAGCAAGAATAAACTTAATAAAAAAGTTATTGAAGCTATGACAAAAACTTTAATACATCGTGGTCCTGATGGTTTTGGATATTACTATGGTAAAAATTTTATTTTTGGACATAGAAGACTTTCAATAATTGATATAAGTGAAGCTGGTCATCAACCTATGGAATACATCGATAGATATGTTATAACATATAATGGTGAAATTTATAATTACATTGAGATTAAAAATGAATTAGAAGCAAACGGCTATGAATTTAAAAGTCACACAGATACAGAAGTAATTATGGCAAGCTATGATGCTTGGGGTGTAAAATGTCTAGATAAATTTAATGGTATGTGGGCATTTGTTATATATGATAAACAGGAAGATAAATATTTTATGTCTAGAGATAGATTTGGCAAAAAACCTTTTTATTATTATAAAAATGAAGATACTTTTATTTTTTCTTCTGAGATAAAAGCTATTTTAACCCATCCAGAAGTAAAAACTTCTCCAAATATAACTTTTTTAGAAGATTATGTAAAATATGGATGCAAAGAGTATACAAAAGAAACAGCCTTTGAAAATATTTATAGGTTTGATTTTTCATCTTATTTTGAAGGTAAATTTGAAGATATAATAAATTCTTTTGTTCAAATAAAATTTTGGAGGTTGAAACCAAATTTGTCAAATGAAAATTTTGATGAAGAAAAATTAAAAGAATATGCCAAAAAATATTATGAACTTTTAGAAGATGCAGTAAGGATAAGACTAAGAGCTGATGTTAAAGTTGGTTCAGCTTTGTCTGGAGGGCTAGACAGTAGTTCTATTGTTTATCTAGTAAATAAACTATTGAAAGAACAAGGAAAAGAAGACTTGCAGGAAACATTTTCTAGTGTGTATAAAAGTGCTGAAACAAAATATTGTGATGAAAGTGAGTTTATAGATAAAGTTGCAAATTATCTAAATGTTCACTCAAACCAAATAGAGCCAAAAGAAAAAGATGTGCCAAGAGAACATTCAAAAATGATTTGGTATGTGGAAAACCCACCAGAAGGTACCTGTATGTCTGGGTGGTATACATTTAAGCTTGTATCTCAAACTGATGTAAAAGTTACTTTAGATGGTCAAGGTGCAGATGAGCAACTAGGTGGGTATTTATCATACTTAATAAACTATATGGTTTCATTAGATATTTTTAATATGATTAAAGAAACTAAATACTGGTTTAAAATACCAAATGCAAGTAAATATGTTAATATAGGTATTATAATAGGTCTTTTTAGAAAAATATTTGGTGATATATTTACAAAAAAAATTATTAAATTTTTTTTCAAAAGAGACTTTGAGTTTAATTTAAATCAAAAACTTGCAAATGATATAAATACAAAATTAATAACTTTAATACACTATTCTGATCATATTTCAATGGCTCATAGTATAGAATCTCGTATGCCTTTTATGGACTATAGATTGGTTGAATTTTTAGCTTCGGTTCCAGCTTGTTATAAAATGAGAAATGGCTGGACCAAATATATCGCAAGAGTTGCTTTTGATGGTAAATTGCCAGATGAAATAACTTGGAGAAGAGACAAAATGGGTTGGCCTATTCCTGAGAATTACTGGTTTAAGGGAAATTTAAAAGAGTGGTTTATACAAAAAGTTGAAAGTTCATCATTAGTTAAAGAGTTAGCTCTAAATTTAAATATCAAACAAGAGCTAGATAAAAATACAAATATAGTAAAATTAATAAGATATTTAAATATTGTAGAGTTTGAAAATTTATTTTTAGAAAAATAA
- a CDS encoding methicillin resistance protein produces MKIKNNLKRDENNMTNKEKYREFCKKEKDIPIFSKDWWLDAVCGEDDWDVALVEKNNNIVASFPYRITYKYIFKLIHMPTLTQQIGVHIKYPENQSYYKRISWENQLISELIDKLPKFDYFCQNIHSNNSNWLPFYWKGFNQTTRYTYRLYNIKDIEQIFNNFSHSRRKDIKKNQNKINVKFDLDFNQFYELQKKMYKNVSFSKELFSKIYHSVYKNESGRAIYAIDDEKNIHSALFIMWDSCCAYYILTCINPNFRNSGADSLLIYESIKYVSQFVDVFDFFGSMMEKVEPVRRSFGAVQVPYFTITKTNSKILKIRELIKEIVK; encoded by the coding sequence ATGAAAATAAAAAATAATTTAAAAAGAGATGAAAATAATATGACAAACAAAGAAAAGTATAGAGAATTTTGTAAAAAAGAAAAAGATATTCCTATTTTTAGTAAAGATTGGTGGTTAGATGCTGTTTGTGGTGAGGATGATTGGGATGTTGCTTTAGTCGAAAAAAATAATAATATTGTGGCAAGTTTCCCTTATAGAATTACATATAAATATATATTTAAATTAATACATATGCCAACACTTACTCAGCAGATTGGAGTGCATATTAAATATCCAGAAAATCAATCATACTATAAAAGAATTTCTTGGGAAAATCAATTAATTTCAGAACTTATAGATAAATTACCAAAATTCGATTATTTTTGTCAAAATATTCATTCCAATAACTCTAATTGGTTGCCTTTTTATTGGAAAGGTTTTAATCAAACCACTCGTTATACTTATAGATTATATAATATAAAAGACATAGAGCAAATTTTTAATAATTTTTCTCATTCAAGAAGAAAAGATATTAAAAAAAATCAAAATAAAATTAATGTTAAATTTGATTTAGATTTTAATCAATTTTATGAATTACAGAAAAAAATGTACAAAAATGTAAGCTTTTCTAAAGAATTATTTAGCAAAATTTATCATTCTGTATATAAGAATGAATCCGGAAGAGCTATATATGCAATAGATGATGAAAAAAATATACATTCTGCTTTGTTTATTATGTGGGATAGCTGTTGTGCTTATTATATATTAACTTGTATAAATCCTAATTTTCGTAATAGCGGAGCTGATAGTTTACTTATTTATGAGTCTATAAAATATGTATCTCAATTTGTTGATGTGTTTGATTTTTTTGGTAGCATGATGGAGAAAGTAGAGCCTGTAAGAAGAAGCTTTGGTGCAGTTCAAGTTCCATATTTTACTATTACAAAAACTAATTCTAAAATTTTAAAAATTCGAGAGCTTATTAAAGAGATAGTTAAATGA
- a CDS encoding Gfo/Idh/MocA family oxidoreductase produces the protein MMEKKKFALIGASGYIAPRHMKAITETGNELIAALDPYDGIGIMDSHFPQANFFTEFEMFDSFIDRYHRENSKKIDYIAITTPNYLHKSHISFALRAGCDAICEKPLVLNPSDIDDLKVIEKETGKKTNNIFQLRLHPSIIALKEKITKELKQNPDKVYDIDLTYLTSRGKWYFVSWKGDEKKSGGIASNIGVHFYDMLCWIFGEVKENIVHLKTPDVNAGWLKLEHANVRWFLSVNYDYIPQNIKESGQTTYRSIKVDGDEIEFSGGFRDLHTRSYEEILKGNGFHLDEAYNSIRTVSTIRNSDVIGLKGEYHPFCKKVK, from the coding sequence ATTATGGAAAAGAAAAAATTTGCACTAATAGGTGCTTCAGGATATATAGCACCAAGGCATATGAAAGCTATTACTGAAACTGGAAACGAGCTTATAGCAGCACTTGATCCATATGATGGTATAGGCATTATGGATTCGCATTTTCCACAAGCAAATTTCTTCACTGAATTTGAAATGTTTGATAGTTTTATAGACAGATACCATAGAGAAAATTCAAAAAAGATAGACTATATAGCAATAACCACTCCTAACTATTTACATAAATCCCATATAAGCTTTGCTTTAAGAGCTGGATGTGATGCGATATGTGAAAAACCACTTGTTTTAAACCCTAGTGATATTGATGATTTAAAAGTAATAGAAAAAGAGACAGGCAAAAAGACAAATAACATTTTTCAGTTAAGATTGCACCCATCTATAATAGCTTTAAAAGAAAAAATAACAAAAGAGCTAAAACAAAACCCAGATAAAGTCTATGACATAGACCTTACATATTTAACAAGCAGGGGAAAATGGTATTTTGTTTCATGGAAAGGCGATGAGAAAAAATCAGGAGGCATAGCTTCAAATATCGGTGTTCACTTCTATGATATGCTTTGTTGGATATTTGGTGAGGTTAAGGAAAATATAGTTCATCTAAAGACTCCAGATGTTAATGCTGGCTGGCTTAAATTAGAACATGCAAATGTTAGATGGTTTTTGTCAGTAAATTATGACTATATTCCACAAAACATTAAAGAGAGCGGTCAAACTACCTATAGATCTATAAAAGTAGATGGGGATGAGATAGAATTTTCAGGCGGTTTTAGAGACCTGCACACAAGATCATATGAAGAGATATTAAAAGGAAATGGATTTCATTTAGATGAAGCTTATAATAGCATTAGAACAGTTTCTACAATTAGAAATTCTGATGTTATAGGGCTTAAGGGCGAGTATCACCCATTTTGTAAAAAGGTTAAATAA